In Brevibacterium zhoupengii, the following are encoded in one genomic region:
- a CDS encoding SRPBCC family protein — MRISSVAQMTADPDTAYAAFHDPRILAATIPGVEGFTPVDEQTYNVVLTMGVAAIKGTYKGSVAFSHEQPPTSFVLTAKGSGGPGTIGADITVALAPGEAGGTEVTWDADAVLGGAIGGVGQRMLSGVAKRIATKFFKDIDRAIHEGVDEPAAAVAEAAPEVLEMPAVSAAPAGSALRPVAEPAGVGFGSSVRGSEFFAGAAVGAGAALLGVCVGLLAGRR, encoded by the coding sequence ATGCGCATCTCTTCCGTAGCTCAGATGACGGCCGATCCAGACACCGCCTATGCGGCGTTCCACGACCCCCGGATCCTCGCGGCGACAATTCCGGGAGTCGAAGGCTTCACTCCGGTCGACGAACAAACCTATAACGTGGTACTGACCATGGGCGTGGCGGCGATCAAAGGCACGTACAAGGGTTCGGTGGCGTTTTCACACGAGCAGCCCCCGACGTCGTTCGTCCTCACTGCCAAAGGTTCTGGCGGACCGGGAACCATCGGTGCCGATATCACCGTGGCGCTGGCCCCTGGCGAAGCCGGAGGAACCGAGGTCACCTGGGACGCCGACGCTGTTCTGGGGGGAGCCATCGGAGGAGTCGGCCAGCGAATGCTGTCCGGTGTGGCGAAACGCATCGCCACAAAATTTTTCAAAGACATCGACCGGGCCATCCACGAAGGGGTCGACGAGCCTGCAGCCGCAGTCGCAGAGGCGGCTCCTGAGGTGCTTGAAATGCCTGCGGTGTCCGCGGCGCCAGCAGGCTCTGCGTTGCGGCCGGTGGCTGAACCGGCCGGAGTAGGTTTCGGATCTTCTGTGCGTGGCAGCGAGTTCTTCGCGGGTGCTGCTGTCGGGGCAGGAGCCGCTCTGCTGGGTGTCTGCGTCGGCTTGTTGGCCGGGCGTCGTTAG
- the cutA gene encoding aerobic carbon-monoxide dehydrogenase large subunit: MTTRMFGQKIKRREDPRLVTGNGRYLDDLANGSVAAAFVRSPHAHADIVDIDVTGAIDVEGVIAVWTHEDLPGQAADRLPMLIPHPSIVAPHTGFALAPDHVNFVGEPIVMVIARDRYIAEDAAGRIEIDYKFLDPIVGVEQSREGQRIVHAGMDDNVAAHYVQEVGDVDAGLERAPHTLDFDLEFERSACMPMEGKGVIAAWNREDESLQVHSSTQTSTGLRAALAARLEIPLTRVEVITPDVGGAFGVKINHPWPEELAVACAARALGTTVKWTEDRREHFISSAHERAQTQNVKVGFDDDGRIFSLDVKFWHDNGAYIPYGVIVPLNTSTHVMGPYNIANYRVEYWSLYTNTVMVTPYRGAGRAHAVFMMERTVDAIADELGMDRTQVRLNNFVREFPHPMGVTMQDGAEGCLDSGDFVTSLDKLKALVGWDEFEAYRDQARAEGRKVGLGIGCYVESTGAGPYEGGHIEVESSGRVNVWTGLTTHGQAHATVFAQIVADALGVPIDTVHVATGDTRKLPYSVGTWGSRGAVMAGNALHLTAQKVKAKALKIAGESLEADPEDLEIVDGIISVKGDPSAAMPLAAVSVLSNPLRYAFDESAKAATQFAKESTAEEPSVKPGEQPGLEEQEFFSPLRSTVANGMHAAIVETDPETADITILRYCVVHDCGPMINPMVVEGQVHGGVAQGVGGALYERMAYDTDGQLLNASFMDFLMPFASEIPHVETDHLETPSPLNPLGIKGAGEAGTIPTATTIASAIEDAEGFPIRAMPLDPSTLWELRNKHEAGEVPGLKSRGLDSAVSAPLSIAGHQ, translated from the coding sequence TCGTCACCGGCAACGGTCGCTATCTTGACGACCTGGCCAACGGCAGTGTTGCCGCGGCCTTCGTACGCAGCCCTCACGCCCACGCTGACATCGTCGATATCGACGTCACAGGCGCCATCGATGTCGAAGGCGTCATCGCAGTCTGGACCCACGAAGATCTGCCCGGTCAGGCAGCAGACCGCCTGCCCATGTTGATCCCGCATCCATCGATCGTGGCACCTCATACCGGTTTCGCTCTGGCCCCAGACCACGTGAACTTCGTCGGCGAACCGATCGTCATGGTCATCGCCCGCGACCGCTACATCGCCGAGGACGCGGCCGGACGGATCGAGATCGACTATAAGTTCCTTGACCCGATCGTCGGTGTCGAACAATCTCGTGAGGGGCAGCGGATCGTCCACGCTGGAATGGACGACAATGTGGCCGCCCATTACGTCCAAGAAGTCGGGGACGTTGACGCTGGATTGGAGCGGGCCCCACATACGCTCGACTTCGACCTGGAGTTCGAGCGCAGCGCCTGCATGCCGATGGAAGGCAAAGGCGTCATCGCTGCCTGGAACCGGGAGGACGAAAGCCTCCAAGTTCATTCCTCAACCCAGACCAGCACCGGGTTGCGAGCCGCGCTGGCAGCACGGCTGGAGATCCCGCTGACAAGGGTCGAAGTCATCACTCCCGACGTCGGCGGTGCCTTCGGCGTCAAAATCAACCACCCCTGGCCAGAGGAACTGGCCGTGGCCTGCGCCGCGAGAGCACTTGGAACGACGGTTAAATGGACCGAAGACCGGCGCGAGCACTTCATCTCCTCGGCGCACGAGAGAGCACAGACTCAGAATGTGAAAGTCGGATTCGACGATGACGGTCGGATATTCAGTTTGGATGTGAAGTTCTGGCACGACAACGGGGCCTACATTCCTTACGGCGTCATCGTGCCTCTTAACACTTCGACGCATGTCATGGGCCCCTACAACATCGCCAACTACCGAGTCGAATACTGGTCTCTGTACACCAACACCGTCATGGTCACGCCCTATCGAGGCGCCGGTCGCGCCCATGCGGTGTTCATGATGGAACGCACTGTCGATGCCATCGCTGACGAACTCGGGATGGATCGCACCCAGGTGCGTCTGAACAACTTCGTCCGCGAATTCCCCCATCCCATGGGAGTGACCATGCAGGACGGTGCGGAAGGCTGCCTGGACTCGGGTGACTTCGTGACCTCGCTCGACAAGCTCAAGGCTCTCGTCGGCTGGGACGAGTTCGAAGCCTATCGTGACCAGGCCAGAGCCGAAGGCCGCAAGGTCGGTCTGGGGATTGGATGCTATGTCGAGAGCACCGGTGCCGGTCCATACGAAGGCGGCCATATCGAGGTCGAATCTTCTGGCCGGGTGAATGTCTGGACTGGGTTGACGACGCACGGGCAGGCTCATGCGACGGTCTTCGCGCAGATCGTCGCCGATGCACTTGGCGTCCCCATCGACACCGTCCATGTAGCGACAGGTGACACCCGCAAACTTCCGTACTCAGTCGGGACTTGGGGATCGCGAGGAGCCGTGATGGCAGGCAACGCTCTGCACCTGACGGCTCAGAAGGTCAAAGCCAAGGCATTGAAGATTGCAGGCGAGTCACTCGAGGCCGACCCCGAGGACCTTGAAATCGTCGACGGAATCATCTCTGTCAAAGGCGACCCCAGTGCCGCCATGCCATTGGCCGCGGTGTCTGTTCTGTCGAATCCCCTGCGTTACGCGTTCGACGAAAGCGCCAAAGCCGCGACCCAGTTCGCCAAGGAGTCCACAGCTGAGGAGCCCTCGGTGAAACCGGGCGAGCAACCGGGCCTGGAAGAACAGGAGTTCTTCTCGCCGCTGCGCTCCACCGTGGCCAACGGCATGCATGCCGCGATCGTCGAGACCGATCCGGAGACTGCCGACATCACGATCCTTCGCTACTGCGTCGTCCACGACTGCGGGCCGATGATCAATCCGATGGTTGTCGAAGGACAGGTACACGGCGGTGTCGCCCAAGGTGTGGGAGGGGCACTCTACGAACGGATGGCCTATGACACGGACGGACAGCTGCTCAATGCTTCCTTCATGGACTTCCTCATGCCCTTCGCATCCGAGATCCCCCACGTTGAGACCGATCATCTGGAGACCCCCAGCCCACTCAACCCTTTGGGCATCAAAGGTGCAGGGGAGGCCGGAACAATTCCGACGGCCACGACGATCGCGTCTGCCATCGAAGATGCTGAAGGCTTCCCCATCCGTGCCATGCCACTCGACCCTTCAACACTGTGGGAACTGCGGAACAAGCACGAGGCCGGTGAAGTCCCCGGACTGAAATCCCGAGGCCTCGACTCTGCCGTTTCTGCACCCCTATCCATTGCCGGACACCAGTAA
- a CDS encoding amidase, producing the protein MSLAELAGALSTGQLSSRELVEAHLHRIDEINPLVNAVVTVDADCALASAKKVDELRARGTDLPLLSGVPMTHKDTHETEGMRTTFGSPIFADNVPNRDDLVVARLKSAGVISTGKSNVPEFAAGAHTANPVFGTTHNPYDPTRSASGSSGGAAAAIACGVQAAGDGSDTGGSLRLPAAFNNIVGLRPSNGWIPHVVPGNPWEWLSQPGFMARNVADVALLMDLCSGPDPWGPTSRLDLGQFSDLDTGTDLSGWTIGFAPDLNGQVEVEGEVAEVVSKSETVLTGLGAQLSHEAPPLDDAAEVFRLARAYEFAKNYGHLIGDHAEKMKSTLRGNIQSGLDLGAADLFALDAARARLWVAMQVYFKCHDVLVTTTSQVEPFAADLDYPDTLNGKPITDYMAWVHATSLISATGCPAISVPAGFSATGLPVGLQFIGPVGADARVLKAAQAFEGVTGHAQTHPPL; encoded by the coding sequence ATGTCACTTGCTGAACTTGCCGGTGCGCTCTCGACTGGACAACTGAGTTCTCGCGAACTCGTCGAGGCTCACCTGCACCGCATTGACGAGATCAATCCGCTTGTCAACGCTGTGGTCACGGTCGATGCTGACTGTGCTCTCGCCTCGGCGAAGAAAGTCGACGAGCTGAGGGCACGTGGGACGGACCTCCCACTTCTGTCGGGTGTACCGATGACTCATAAAGACACGCATGAGACTGAGGGGATGCGGACGACATTCGGCTCACCGATCTTTGCCGATAACGTCCCGAATCGCGATGACCTCGTTGTGGCCAGGCTGAAGTCAGCAGGCGTGATCAGCACAGGCAAGAGCAACGTGCCTGAGTTCGCGGCGGGAGCTCACACCGCCAACCCCGTATTCGGAACGACACACAATCCGTACGACCCCACTCGATCCGCATCTGGCTCGTCGGGGGGAGCCGCTGCAGCGATCGCATGCGGAGTGCAGGCAGCGGGAGACGGGTCGGATACGGGTGGGTCGTTGCGTCTGCCTGCCGCCTTCAACAACATCGTGGGGCTGCGTCCTTCAAACGGGTGGATTCCCCATGTGGTGCCAGGCAACCCATGGGAGTGGCTGAGCCAGCCGGGATTCATGGCGCGCAATGTCGCTGATGTCGCCTTGCTGATGGATCTGTGCAGCGGTCCGGACCCCTGGGGGCCGACATCACGTCTGGATTTGGGACAGTTCTCGGACCTTGATACGGGCACGGACCTGTCGGGGTGGACGATCGGATTCGCTCCGGATCTCAACGGCCAGGTCGAGGTCGAAGGCGAAGTCGCCGAGGTCGTCAGCAAATCCGAAACTGTACTGACCGGATTGGGAGCGCAACTGAGTCACGAGGCCCCGCCGCTCGATGATGCTGCTGAGGTGTTCCGTTTGGCCAGGGCCTACGAATTCGCTAAGAACTATGGGCATCTCATCGGCGACCACGCCGAAAAGATGAAGAGTACTCTACGTGGAAACATCCAATCTGGTTTAGACCTGGGGGCTGCGGATCTCTTCGCACTTGATGCTGCTCGCGCCCGCCTGTGGGTAGCCATGCAGGTCTATTTCAAGTGCCACGATGTGCTGGTGACGACCACGAGTCAGGTGGAGCCCTTCGCCGCCGACCTCGACTATCCAGACACTCTCAACGGAAAGCCGATCACCGACTACATGGCATGGGTCCACGCGACGAGCCTGATCTCAGCTACGGGATGTCCAGCGATCAGTGTGCCGGCCGGTTTCTCCGCAACAGGGTTGCCGGTGGGTCTGCAGTTCATTGGCCCTGTCGGGGCTGATGCGCGTGTGCTCAAGGCAGCACAGGCTTTCGAAGGGGTGACTGGTCACGCTCAGACCCATCCGCCGCTGTGA